DNA sequence from the Anaerobranca californiensis DSM 14826 genome:
AATAGATATAATTATCAATATAGTATAAAGGAGGGTAATTAATTTGGTATTAGAATTTAAGACACAGGGTGTATGTTCTCAAGAGATAATTATTGAGGTTAAGGATGGAATTGTAGTAAAAGTAGAATTTATAAAGGGATGTAAAGGGAATGTACAGGGAATTGCAAAGTTAGCAGAAGGTAGAAGGGTA
Encoded proteins:
- a CDS encoding TIGR03905 family TSCPD domain-containing protein, producing the protein MVLEFKTQGVCSQEIIIEVKDGIVVKVEFIKGCKGNVQGIAKLAEGRRVEEIIEKLSGIQCRNGTSCPDQLARALQGVVA